Genomic segment of Truepera radiovictrix DSM 17093:
TGAGGAGCCTCGACAAGCTCGCCGAAAGCGTCGCGGTCTAGCCCCCTCTTGAGCCCCCGCGGCGGGCGCGCCCGTTTTGGGCTCACGGGTGTGAGGGCGGCGCAGCAGGTGACGCTAAAGCCGCCCTCTCGGCCGAACGCCGGGGTGGCGTTAGCCGACCCATTGACGCGCGCTCACGAGAGGGTGAGAATAGAGGCTCGAGCGCCCGCGCTCGAGCACCGCAACCGAGGGATCCGGCCCGAAACCCCGAGCCCACACCTACCCACCACACGGAGCGCCCGACCGAAGCGCCCCGCTTGCACGGGCTCGGTCAGAGGTTGCAGCGGCCCGCTTTCATCTAATCGGGCGCCCCTGCCGGCCAGCGCACGGCCACGATGACCCTGCTGGACTGATGAGAAGGGCGGGAAACCGCGCTTCTGCAGCTTTCGAGGAGGGCCTTTTGTCTTACCTGCAACCCGACTACACCCCCCGCGTCTCCATCGAACTCGTCGCCCGCAGCCTCGAAGGCTTGGCCGCAGAGCTCGAGACCATCCGGGCGCGCTTTCCCTTCGTGGACACCGTCAACATCCCCGACCTCACGCGCTTCGCGCTGCGCAGCACGGACGCCTGCGCGGCGGCCCAGCGGTGCGTGCGCCGCGCCATCCCGCACCTGCGGGCGGTCGCCACCGACCTCAAAGACCTCAGGCCCCTCCTGAGGCACCTCGACGAGGCCGAGCTCCACGAGGTGTTGGTGGTCGCGGGCGACCCCCCGGCCGACATGCGCTACGCGGTCTACCCCACGTCTAGCGTGCAGCTCATCCGAGCGATCAAGGCGGCGCTACCGCACGTCACGGTCTACGCCGCCCTCGACCCCTACCGCCAGTCGTTCGTCAGAGAACGTGACTACGCGCTTGAAAAGCTCGAGGCCGGCGCGAGCGGCCTCTTTACCCAACCCTTTTTCGACCTCAGGCTCATGCACGTCTACCGCGAGCTGCTCCCCGGCGTCACCCTCTACTGGGGCGTGACGACGGTGACCACGGCGCGCTCGCTGGGGTACTGGCAGACCCGCAACCGCGCGATCTTCCCCGCCGACTTCGCGCCGACGCTCGCCTGGAGCCGCGACTTCGCGGCGCGGGCGCTCGAGTTTGCGCGGCAGACCCGCAGCAACCTCTACTTCATGCCGATTAAAAGCCGTTTGGAGGACTTTTTGGGGGGCGTGCTGACGCCGCAGCGCCTGGGCGTGGGGGCGGTATGAAGCGCAAGGCCTCCGCAGCCGCCTTACAAGAGGCCCTCAAACGCCGCGTCCTGGTCTTAGACGGCGCCATGGGGACGATGATCCAGCGCCACAATCTTACGGAAGCCGACTTTCGCGGCGCGCGCTTTCGGAACCACGACCGGCCCCTGAGGGGCGCCAACGACCTTCTGACGCTGACGCAGCCCGAGCTGATCGAGGGGATTCACCGCGCTTACCTCGAGGCCGGCGCCGACATCATCGAGACGAACACCTTTAGCGCCACCCGGGTCGGTATGAGCGAGTACGGCGTCGACGAGGTCCTCTATGAGCTCAACGTCCAGGCCGCCCGCCTCGCCCGCCGCGCCGCCGACGCTCTTTCCACGCCCGACAAACCGCGCTTCGTCGCCGGGGCCTTGGGGCCGACGAACCGCACCGCGAGCATGTCGCCGGACGTCAACAACCCCGGCTTCCGGGCGGTCGACTTCGACACCCTGGTCGCGAGCTACTACGAGCAGGTGCGCGGACTTTTAGAGGGCGGCGCCGACATCATCTTGATCGAGACGGTGTTCGACACGCTCAACTGCAAAGCGGCGCTCTTTGCTGCCGAATCAGTTTTTGAGGACGTCGGCGTGCAGCTCCCGCTGATGGTCTCGGGGACCATCACCGACGCTTCGGGGCGGACGCTCTCAGGGCAGACCTTAGAGGCGTTTTTGATCTCCGTCTCGCACGCGCCGCTCTTGTCCGTGGGCCTCAACTGCGCGCTCGGGCCCAAGGAGCTGGGGCCTTACGTCGCCGAGCTCTCGCGGCTGACGGGGCTTTACACCAGCGTCTACCCCAACGCCGGGCTGCCGAACGCCTTCGGCGGCTACGACGAGACGCCCGCGTCGATGCAGCGGACTATGGCGGCGTGGCTCAACGAGGGCTGGGTCAACCTCATCGGCGGCTGCTGCGGCACCACGCCCGAGCACATCGCGGCGTTCGCCGAGGCCGCCGCCGGGGTGCCGCCGCGCGTGCCGCCCGAGCTGCCCCCCCTGAGCGCGTTCGCCGGGCTCGAGCCGCTCGTGCTGCGCAGTGACAGCAACTTCGTCAACGTCGGCGAGCGCACCAACGTCACCGGCTCGAAGAAGTTTTTGCGCCTGATTCGCGAGGAACGCTTCGACGAGGCGCTCTCGGTGGCGCGCGAGCAGGTCGAGGGCGGCGCGCAGATCATCGACGTCAACATGGACGAGGCGATGCTCGACGCGGAGCGCGCGATGGTGCGCTTTCTCAACCTCGTCGCCGCCGAACCCGACATCGCCCGCGTCCCGGTGATGCTCGACGCGTCGAAGTTCGAGGTTCTGGAGTCGGGCCTCAAACGCCTGCAGGGCAAGGGCATCGTCAACTCGCTCTCGCTTAAAGAGGGCGAGGCGGTCTTTCGCGAACAGGCGGCGCGGGTCCGGCGCTACGGCGCGGCGGTCGTGGTGATGGCCTTTGACGAGCGGGGCCAAGCGGACACCTTCGAGAGGCGCATCGAGATCTGCGCGCGGGCCTACCGCATCCTGGTCCACGAGGTGGGCTTCCCCCCCCAGGACATCATCTTCGACCCCAACATCTTCCCCGTCGCCACCGGCATCGAGGGGCACAACCGCTACGCGCTGGACTTTTTCCGCGCGACCCGCTGGATCAAAGAGCACCTGCCGGGGGCGCTCGTCTCGGGCGGGGTGTCTAACGTCTCGTTCTCTTTTCGGGGCAACACCCGGGTGCGCGAGGCGATGCACGCGGCTTTTCTCTACCACGCGCGGCAGGCGGGGATGGATATGGGCATCGTCAACCCGGCCATGCTGGAGGTCTACGAACAGATCCCCAAAGACCTCCTAGAGCACGTCGAGGACGTTCTCTTGGACCGCCGCCCGGACGCCACCGAACGGCTTTTGGCCTTCGCCGCGTCGGTCAAGGGGGGTGACCAAAAGGGGGCCAAGGACGAGGCGTGGCGGGCGCAGGGGGTCGAGAAGCGGCTCGAGCACGCGCTCGTCAAGGGCGTCACGGACTTTATCGAAGCCGACACCGAGGAGGCGCGGCAGCGTCTCGGGAGCCCCCTAGCGGTCATCGAGGGGCCTCTCATGGCCGGGATGAACGTCGTCGGCGACCTTTTCGGGAGCGGCAAGATGTTTTTGCCGCAAGTCGTCAAGAGCGCGCGGGTGATGAAGCGGGCGGTGGCGTACTTAACGCCTTACCTGGAGGCCGAAAAGGCTGGCGAGAGAACGAGCGCCGGCAAGGTCCTGCTCGCGACCGTCAAGGGCGACGTGCACGACATCGGCAAAAACATCGTCGGGGTGGTTCTGGCCTGCAACGGCTTCGAGGTTCTGGACCTCGGGGTGATGGTGCCCACCGAGAAAATCCTAGAGACGGCCGAAAGGGAAAACGTCGACGTCATCGGGCTCTCGGGGCTCATCACGCCGTCGCTCGACGAGATGGTGGAGGTCGCGCGCGCCTTGGAGCGCCGCGGCAGCCGCACCCCGCTCCTTATCGGCGGGGCGACGACGAGCCGGGTGCACACGGCGGTGAAGATCGCCCCGCAGTACAGCGGGCTGACGGTGCACGTCCTGGACGCCTCGAGGAGCGTCGGGGTGGCCGCGCGCGCGGCGAGCGCCACCGAGCGCCCCAAACTGCACGCGGAGGTGCGCGCGCAGTACGCCGAGCTGCGGCGCCAGCACGAAAGGCGGCAGCTCGGGCGGCAGCTCATCCCCTTGGCGCAGGCGCGCGCGAACGCGCCGCGGCTGACCTACGCCCCGACCCCCCCCAGCTTTCTGGGCGTGCGCGCCTTCGACGACTACCCGCTCTCGGAGCTCGTCGCCTACATCGACTGGACGCCCTTTTTCCTCGCGTGGGAGCTCTCGGGGCGCTACCCCCACATCCTCGACGACCCCGTGGTCGGCGAGGCGGCGCGGCGGCTCTTCGAGGACGCGCAAACCACGCTTGGCGAGCTGGTGGCAGGTGAGAAGTTGCGGGCCCGCGGGGTGGTCGGCTTCTTCCCGGCAGCGCGCGTCGGCGACGACATCGAGCTCTACATGGACGAGCGCCGCACGGAGGTGCGCGCGGTGCTCCACACCCTGCGCCAACAGGGGGGCAAACGCGAGGGGCAGCCGAACCTCGCGCTCGCCGACTTCGTCGCGCCCAAAGGCGAGCGCGACTACGTGGGGGGGTTCGCGGTCGCCATCCACGGGGCGGAGGCGCTCGCCGCCGCCTACGAGCGTCAGCACGACGACTACAGCGCGATCTTGGTCAAAGCCCTCGCTGACCGGCTCGCCGAGGCGTTCGCCGAAAGGCTCCACGAGCGCGTCCGGCGCGAGCTGTGGGGGTACGCGCCGGACGAAGCGCTCACGAACGACGACCTCATCCGCGAGCGCTACCGCGGCATCCGCCCCGCCCCGGGCTACCCGGCGCAGCCCGACCACACTGAAAAGGCGACCCTCTTCGGGCTCTTGGACGCAGAAACCCTAGCGGGCGTGCGCCTCACCGAAAGCTTCGCCATGCACCCCGGCGCGGCCGTGTCGGGTCTCTACTTCGCCCACCCCGAGGCGCGCTACTTCGGCGTCGGCAAACTCGGGCGCGACCAGGTCGCGGACTACGCGGCGCGCAAGGGGGCGGCGCTGCGGGAGGTCGAGAGGTGGCTCGCGCCGAACCTCGCCTACGACCCGAGCGCCCCCCAAGAGGCCGAGCCGGAGGTCCTAGCGCCTACTCCCTAGCCCGGACGGGTTGCTGCGGCTTTGCTAACGGCAACCGCACGAGCGCCAAAAGCGCCGCGAGGAGGAAAAAGCCGCTGGTGACCACAAAGATGCTGCGGTAGGCGTCGTCGAAACTTAGCCCCCACCCCAAACGCGGCCCCCCGACGCGCACGAGCTCGACCACGGCCGCCCCCAAGAGCGGCGCGACGGTGCGCGAGGCCGAGACGATGGCGTTGTCGAGCCCGTAGACCACCCCTTCGGCGCCCGGCTCGGTGTAGCGGGCCAAAAGCGCCGCGATCGCCGGGGTCATCCCGCCGACCGCGACGCCCGTCAAGGCCTGCAACACCAAGAGCTGCCACACCTGCGTCACCAGGCTCTGCGGCAGGTAGAGCAGCGCCGCCGCCGAGGCGCAGAGGATGAGGATCCAGCGGTGCCCGAGCCGGTCGCCGAGGCGCCCCAGATAGATGGCGCTTACCGTCCCCGTCGCCGCCGCGACGCCCACGATAAGGCCGATGGTGGTGTTTGCCCCGCCCGCCGCGAGGGGGAGCGTGGCGATAAAGAGCGGCAGGATAGGGGTCAGCATGTTGCGGCCGAGCCAGTTGAGAAAGCTCAGGCTGTAGAGCGTCCCCACCTGCGGCGCGCGCAGGATGCGCCCCCAACCGCGGAGGACGCCGCTTCTAGCCTTTTTAGGGGGGCGCACGAAGGTTTCGCGCACCCCGAAGGTGACCAAGAGCCCGGAGAGCGCGAGCAGCGCGGCGGTCACTAGAAACGCCGTGCGGTAGCCAAAAGCGTCCGAGAGCAGCCCGCCGATAAAGGGGCCGATCGCGACGCCGCTCCCGAGCCCGAGCTGCAAAAGCCCCATGGCGTAGCCCACCCGTTCGCGGGGGGCGCTCGCGGCGACCAGCGCGTTGCCCGCCGAGACGGTGCCGGTCAAAAAGCCCTGCAGCGCCCGCAGCAGCACCAAGGCTTCGGCGTTCGGCACGAACGCCATCAGCGCGAGCGTCACGGCGCCGCTATAGGCCGCGCGCTCGACCATCGGTTTGCGCCCGACGCGGTCTGAGACCGCCCCCCAGATGGGCGAGGCGATGGTCATGGTGAGCGCCTGGGCGGAAAAGACGAGCGCCGCCAGAAGCTCGAGACTCAGCCCCGTGCTCGAGCCCAAAAACGCCACGTAGCGGGGCAGAAAGGGGAACATGATGGAGAACCCGACCGACGAGGTGAGCTGCGCGAAGACCATGATGTAGAGGGTGCGCTGCCACGACATAGAGCCGAGCATACCGCCGCAGCGCGCCCACGATGTCGCGCGCGAGCCCCTGCAGACTTAGGGGAATGGGCGGGGTGGGCGCGGAAAGCGCCCCGCCTGACGGCAGGGGGGCTCGGCGTTCGGTCGCCGCCCCCGAGAGCTGTGTACGTTTTGCGTACCAGCACACGCCGCCGCGCGGCGAGCCGCGCTATCCTAAAGGCCTAAACAACAAGGAGCGCCCCGACTCGTTGCGGGTAGTCGCAGTGCCGCGCTTCCGGTAGGCGCGCCGCTCGCGGCGCACCCCCAGCGGCGAGGGGCACACGACACGTCACCCTAGAGGAGGTCACGGTGAACTTTCGAGAGGTCGCGAGAACGGGTTTTGAGGCGTACCGCGCCCACCGCGCCGTACGCGGCGACCGGCGCGCGTACGGACCGCTCGGTCAAGCGAGGACGCGGGAGCAAGACGTCGTGTACCGGTTTAGGCGGCGCTTTCGCAGAACCCTGGAGCGTTAGCTGGCCGTCCTAGCTAGCGGCACCGCGAGGCTCGAGCGGGGGGCGCGTCGTCATCGCGCCCCCCGCTCAACGCTGCTTTCTGGCCCACGCCAAAAACCGCTGCACCTCGGGGTGCTCGAGGATCGCCTCTTTGGTGTTGAGCGTCAAACCGAGCTCGCGCTCCGAGAAGGTCTTATGCAGCTGACGGTGGCACAAGCGGCAGAGCATCAACCCGCGCCGCCGCATCTCCTCTTTGGAGAAGCGCCGCTGAAACGCCCCCTTGCGGTGGTTGCGCTTGGGGATGAGGTGGTGGAAGGTGAGCGGCTGCTCCCTGCCGCACAGCTCGCAGCGCGCCCCCCCTTCGCCCTGTTTCGGCGCTGGGCTCATGTCGGCGACGCGCTCACCTTAAAAAGCGCCAGTGAGCACGCACGTCCCGAGAGGGTACCGGCGATCATGCGCCGCGCTGCTGTAGGTCGCGCCGCAGCGCCCTAGAGGCGCGCGTCTAGCGTAGAGTGTCGCCATAGGCCAAGCCTACGCAAAGCCCTTAGGAGGCACGGTGAAGCTCAACCGCTTTTTACGAACCGCTCTCAAACTCTTTGTCCTCACCCGCGGCTTTCGCGCCGCGCGGCGCGGCGTCGGGCGCTACGGTGGGCGGCGCGTCCGCGGAGGGGTCGTGCAGCAGCTTATGCGGCGCCTCCTGAGGTAACGCACGCCGGCACTCTCGGTTGTAGGCGCCGCGACCGCGCGTAGAGCGCCGCCTGCACGCGGTCACGCCACCCCAACTTGCTGAGCACGCTGCTCGCGTGCGTCTTGACCGTTTTCTCGGCGACGCCAAGGCGGGCGGCGATGGCTTTGTTGACAAGCCCTTCGGCGAGCAGGCCGAGCACCTCGCGCGCGCGCAGCAGGGCGGCGCGCGCGAAAGCCGTGCCGAGCTGCCGCCCCACGGCCGTCAAGAAGGCGAGCGTCTGCGGGTCGAAGCGCTCGCTCCCGGGGGCGGCGAGGTTGAGGACGCCGACCGGCCCTACGCGGCCCAAGAGCGGGATGCTGGCGTGCAGCTCGAGCCCCGCCTTGTCCCCCGTGGCCGCCTCTAGACGGCTGCAGTGCACGATGTTGACCCCCGCGTCGAGCCGCCCCTCCCGAAACCGCCACTGGCAGTCGCAACCGCCGCGGCAGAGCGGGGCGCTGTTCTCCCTCGCCAAAGCGGGTGGGAGCCCCGTGGCGGCGGCCAGCGAAAAGCCCCCGCGGTGACGGTCGCCCTGCGAAACGCACGACAAAAAACCCACCCCGCGCTCAAACCGAGCAGCGCGACGAGCTCGCGGAGCGCTTCGGAGAGCGCCCGCTCAAAGTCCGGCTCCCGGTTGAGCACCTCGCCGATGGCGTTAAGGGTCGAGAGTTCGCCCAAGCGGCGCTCGAGGGGCATCTCTCTTACGGCCTCCATGTGGTGCAGTGTAGCGCCCCTAGATGCGCTTCTGGGTCGCTCGAAAGGTCACAGCTCCTCAAACGTCAGCCTGCTTGCGCCCCCTGGCCACGCGCCGCGTTATACCGGAAGATCTTGACGCGGTAGCCGCTGGGGTCCAGCACGAAAAACCCGTGAGGGCCCCCTGCATTGCGGTACGCCTCCCTCAGGTCGCGCTCGATGGGCACCCGAGGGCTCAGCTGGCGGTGCATCCGGTCACGGCCCCGAAGCTCCCCAGCTCGAGCCCCAGGTACCGCACCGCCGTAGGGTCTACCGCTTCATGGGTGCGGTCGAAACGCAGCACGAAACCGTCCGCGAAGGTTACCCACAGGTGCCCGGACGCGGCGTCGCAACGTGCCGGAAGCTCGAGCCACTCCAAGTAGAAGGTGCGCGCCGCCTCTAAGGCGCTTGCCTTAAGCGCAAGGTGCTGAAGCCGAGTCACCTCGTCTCTCCTCCACGCGCGGCTCGCCGCTCGGCCTGCGCGGTCGCCAGCTCATAGGCGCGGCGCAGCAAGGCGACCGCTCGCCCGACGTCTTCCGGCCTACGCAGATAGATGCTTACCCACCCACTTTCAGTCAGCACGTGGTGCGCCTGCGCTGCCCCACGGTCAGCGCCACTGGGCGCACGGGCTGGGCCCGTAACCGAGCTCGCCAAAAGCCCATCGCGCACCCGTTTGGGAAAGGGGATGTCGACCAGGTGCTCGCCGTGGTGGTACCCCAGCTCGCGCGTACCCAAGCGGTATGCGGTGCCACCGAAGCGGTGCGGGTGCGCCGTGACCCCTTTCCAACGGCTCACGGCGCTGTCGATGCGTTCGCTGCTTTTCACGCTGGCCCCTCCGATGGACGCAACATGGACGGGTGCTCGCCTGAGCGGGGCAGGATCAGGTGGCTGTCGCCGAACTCGTGCCACAAGTACCCCTCCCGCACCGCTTCGGCGTAGGCACCCCGCACCAGCGCCTGACCCGCAACGGCGTAGAGCATGGCGAGGTGGCTCGCTTTAGGGTCGTGAAAGCCGGTCAGAAGCCCATCCACAACGTTTACGGCGCGACCCGGATGGAGGTAGAGGCGCGTAAAGCCCCGCGCGGGCTTCATCGTGCCGTCCCAGGCCGACTCCAAAGCCCTCACCACGGTCGTACCCACGGCGATCACCCGCCCCCCCGCCGCCTTCGTTTCACGCACGGCGTCGGCGGTCTCCGGGGGCACCTCGAAGGGTTCGGGGGGCAGCGGGTGCCGAGCAGCCTTATACTCGGTGACCTCGAGGCTGCTTACGCCCGTGTGCAGCGTGATGCGCGCCACCCCGACCCCTCTGGCCGCCAAGCAGCGCAGCACCCGCTTGGAGAAGGGCCGCGCGGCCGAGGGCATCTCGGCGCTGCCGGGGGCGTCGGCGAAGAGGGTCTGATAGGTGGCGAGCGGGTACGCCCTCGCCACGTAGCCGTAGCGGATGGGGGCGCCGAGGCGCTGCATCGCCGCCCCTACGTCCCCGTCGAAGCGCACGAACCAGAGCCTAGGCAGACCGGGATAGGGGTGCACGAGGGTAGCGCGGAGCCCGCCGGCCGTCACCACGTCCCCTAGCGCCAGCGGCAGCGGTCCAGGTTCGGCGAAGCTCCAGCGCGGTTCGGCGAGCCACGTCTCAGCGTTTGGACCGCGGCCATAGCGCGTCGCGAGGTTCAGCACGAAGGAGCCGAAGCCCCCTTCCGCGGGGAGGCTCGCGGGCAAGGTGGCGCTACGGTTGACGACCAGCAGGTCGCCCGGCTCCAAGAAGTTGGCGAGGTTGGCGAAGCAGCTGCCGTGATGCCCCTCGGGGGTGCTGACGAGAAGGCGCACGGCGTCCCGGGGGACCCCCCTTTGCTCCGGCGGTTCGGTCGCCTGGAGGTGCTCCGGGCGCTCAAAGGTAAGGTCGCTTAAGGTGAGGCTCATACGGCCTCCCGAAGGGCTTTCTGGGCGCGCTCCGGCGAGGTCAGCGCCTCCGGGCGCCCCGGCGATGCCGGTAACCTTGAGGTCAGCGCCTCCGGGCGCCCCGGCGATGCCGGTAACCTTGAGGTCAGCGCCTCCGGGCGCCCCGGCTGGGCCGGCAACCTAAGCGTCCAGGTGTCCCCCTGCGCCAGAAAGCGTTCGCCGGAGACCGAAAGCGGGTCCTGCCCTAAGAGCCACGCCCAAAAGGGCAGCGTCACCTCGGGGAGCGGACGGCCCGAAATGTCCTCGCCGGGAAAGGCGCGCTCGTGCATCTGCGTGCGCATGTCGCCGGGGTCGACGCTCACCGCGCCCACGCCCCTGCCTCGCAGCTCCGCCGCGAGCGTGCGGGTCAGCAGGTCCAACGCCGCTTTCGCAGCGCCGTAGCCGCCCCACCCCGGATAACCGCCCACGGCCGCGTCCGACGAAAGGTTGATGATGAGGCCACCCCGCATAAGCCGCGGCAGCGCCTCCTGAATGAGCCCTAGGGGCGCACACACGTTCGTCTTGAAAACCGCCTCCAACGCCTCCAAAGGGTAGTGCGCCAGCTCCGGCAGCGGACTGGGGCCCAAGTCGGAGGCGTTGTTGATGAGCAGGTTTAGACCGCCGTGCGCCGCCCCCACCAGGGCGCGGCGGTGACGTGGGTCGTTCACATCGCCGGGGATGGCGGTGACGGGATGGCCGTGGCGCCGTACGTGCGCGGCGACCTCCGCTAAAGCTTCGGGGCCGCGCGCGGTCAGGACGAGCGCGTAACCCTGCGCGGCCAGAAACTCGGCCAAAGTCGCCCCCAAACCGCGGCTAGCGCCGGTGACGAGGGCAGTTTGGGTCGCCGCCTGGTGGGACGCTATCCCTGAGCCAGTAGTTACATTGTTCATAGGGGTCATGCGGTCTCGTCTCCTTTGACGTGTAGGTTGGACGTGTAGCTCTGACGCACAGGTTCTGCGCGACAGAGGGGCGGTAGCGCGCACACCCCCGCGGGCCCCCTGCGCTTCCCTGCGCAGCTCGTCAACGTGGAGGCGGGCGAGAAAGTACTCGAGCATGACGTGACAGGTAGCTCACACCAGCGGATCTTTCTGCGGCTGCAAAGCGTTGACGCGCACGCTACCTGTCATCACCTCCTCAATGCACCAGCGGCCGCCGCTTCCCGGTTACGGGCCCAGCCCCGGAGTGCTTCGCGCTACTCGTGGTGCTGAGTGCCGACCCGCTGCCTCGCCTTAGCCTTCAGGTTAGGGGCGCTGCCGCCCCGAGGCATCGGTCCAAAGACCTAGAGGTGTGTAGAGGTGTGTTGCCCCTAAGAAACGCTTGAGAACCGCTCGACGTCAGGTGCTACCGGCCCCGCCCAAAAGCGACGCCGCACGCTATCTGCGCTTCGGGTGCATCTGCTAAGCTTCGGCATGAAAGGGGGAGCGTGTGGCCACCATTATCTTTCGCCGGGTCGTGCAGGACGCCGTGGAGTTTGGTAGCGACGACGAGCGTTCGGTCTCGAGGGTCTACTTCGACCTCGAGGCGGACGGCGAAACCCACAAAGACCTCTACGTGAACGTCGAGGAACCCGCCCACGGCACGCACCAGACCGACGAGATCACCGTCGGGGCACTGGCCTTTCACGGCGAACCGGTCAAGCTCGACCGGCAGGCGTTCGAGGCGGCGGTCAAAAGCTACTACCAGAGCCTGGTGGCCTCGGCAGGTTACGGCAAGCACCTCGCCAAGGACAAGGGCTTTCGCACCCACGGCGACGAGTTGGGCCGCACCCAGGTCGTCGAGCTTTAAAGAGACCGCGCGCCGAGGTGCAGGCTTCGGCGCGCTTTTTTGGGGTGCCGCACGCCCACACGCTCACTCGCCATGAAGGAGGCGCGATGCACTACCACAGGCTTGGCAAAACGGGCTGGCAGGTCTCCGCGATCAGCTTCGGGGCTTGGGCCATCGGGGCGGATTGGGGTGAGGTCGCCGAAGAGGACGCCATGGCGGCGCTGCACCGCGCGGTCGACGAGGGGATCAACTTTTTCGACACCGCCGACGTCTACGGCGACGGGCGCAGCGAGCGCCTCTTGGCCCGCCTCAAACGCGAACGGGGCGACGGGGAGCTCTACATCGCCACCAAAGCGGGGCGGCGCCTGCATCCTCACACCGCGGACGGTTACACGAAGGAGAACCTGCGGGGGTTTATCGAGCGGAGCCTTCAAAACCTGGAGACCGACGCGCTCGACCTCGTGCAGCTTCACTGCCCGCCGACCGAGGTGTACTACCGCCCGGAGGTCTTCGGGGCGCTCGACGAGCTAAAGCGTGAGGGGCTGATCCGGCACTACGGCGTCTCGGTTGAAAAGGTCGAGGAGGCGCTGAAAGCCATCCTCTACCCCGGTGTGGCCACGGTGCAGATCATCTTCAACGTCTTTCGCCAGCGCCCCGCCGAGCTGTTTTTCCGCGAGGCGCAAGCGAGAGACGTCGGCGTCCTCGCGCGCGTGCCCTTGGCGAGCGGGCT
This window contains:
- a CDS encoding aldo/keto reductase is translated as MHYHRLGKTGWQVSAISFGAWAIGADWGEVAEEDAMAALHRAVDEGINFFDTADVYGDGRSERLLARLKRERGDGELYIATKAGRRLHPHTADGYTKENLRGFIERSLQNLETDALDLVQLHCPPTEVYYRPEVFGALDELKREGLIRHYGVSVEKVEEALKAILYPGVATVQIIFNVFRQRPAELFFREAQARDVGVLARVPLASGLLSGKMTRERSFSASDHRQYNRHGEAFDRGETFSGVDFDTGLQAVDELRPLVPEGATMAQFALRWILMFDAVSCAIPGGKNPEQVADNAAAATLAPLPEDVMRRAREVYDRYLYDQVHHRW